In Populus alba chromosome 1, ASM523922v2, whole genome shotgun sequence, a single window of DNA contains:
- the LOC118057968 gene encoding SH3 domain-containing protein 3, with translation MDALRKQASKLREQVAKQQQAVIKQFSGTGYESSDVMVIDELEMHRHQQLEKLYRSTRSGKDFQKDVVKAAEAFTTIGYRHIEAGTKLSEDCCRYGTENINENMLAKAAAIYGDARKHVEQEQDDLNRLLSSQVLEPLRAMINGAPLEDARHLAQRYSRMRQEAETQAVEVSRRQARVRESPIPENVSKLHAAEAKMQEIKANMAVLGKEAAAALAAVEAQQHRLTFQRLVAMVEGEKNYHLRIAAILSEVEAEMVSEKQQKESAPPVILPPVIPSENGLEKSTYFLAEATHPFFAETEKELSLAVGDYIVVRKVSPTGWSEGECKGRAGWFPSAYVEKRQRIPTSSSA, from the exons ATGGACGCCTTGAGGAAGCAGGCCAGCAAGTTGAGGGAACAAGTAGCCAAGCAACAACAA gctgTCATAAAGCAGTTTAGTGGCACAGGTTATGAAAGCTCAGATGTAATGGTAATTGATGAACTCGAGATGCACAGACATCAGCAGCTAGAAAAGCTGTACAGGTCGACACGTTCAGGGAAG GATTTTCAGAAGGATGTTGTTAAAGCAGCGGAAGCCTTCACCACCATAGGGTACCGACATATTGAGGCag GAACCAAGTTGTCAGAGGATTGCTGCAGATATGGAACTGAGAACATCAATGAGAACATGTTAGCTAAGGCTGCAGCCATATATGGTGATGCTCGTAAACATGTGGAACAGGAGCAGGATGACTTGAATCGCCTGTTATCTTCACAG GTTTTGGAACCCTTGAGAGCAATGATTAATGGTGCTCCTTTAGAAGATGCCCGCCATCTTGCTCAACGATATAGCCGGATGAGACAGGAAGCAGAGACCCAG GCAGTTGAGGTTTCCAGAAGACAAGCACGAGTACGGGAATCTCCAATTCCTGAAAATGTTTCAAAGCTGCATGCAGCAGAAGCCAAGATGCAAGAAATAAAGGCTAACATGGCAGTTCTTGGTAAAGAAGCTGCAGCTGCATTAGCTGCCGTTGAAGCACAACAGCACAGATTGACTTTCCAACGGCTTGTTGCCATG gttgaaggagaaaaaaattatcatcttagAATTGCTGCTATTCTTAGTGAGGTCGAAGCTGAG ATGGTCTCAGAGAAACAGCAAAAAGAGTCTGCTCCTCCAGTgattctgcctcctgttattccATCAGAAAATGGCTTGGAGAAAAGCACATACTTTTTGGCTGAA GCAACACATCCTTTTTTCGCAGAGACAGAGAAGGAGCTGAGCTTGGCTGTGGGTGACTACATTGTTGTGAGAAAG GTAAGTCCAACTGGGTGGTCAGAAGGAGAATGTAAAGGTAGAGCTGGGTGGTTCCCATCAGCATACGTGGAGAAGCGCCAGAGGATTCCCACCAGTTCGTCTGCTTAA
- the LOC118057967 gene encoding ABC transporter B family member 9, which yields MREDTEGASTNSIANGQKTTNGEDQKVAFHKLFTFADRLDVVLMIVGTLSAIANGLAQPLMTLIFGQLINSFGSSDRSNIVKEVSKVALNFVYLAIGSGIASLLQVSSWMVTGERQSTRIRSLYLKTILRQDIGFFDSETSTGEVIGRMSGDTILIQDAMGEKVGKFIQLLATFFGGFVIGFIKGWLLALVLLSSIPPLVIAGGVMALIMTKMSSRGQVAYAEAGNIVEQTVGAIRTVASFTGEKHAIEKYNSKLKIAYNSAAQQGLASGLGLGTMLFIVFGTYALAIWYGSKLIVEKGYNGGQVMTVIISIMTGGMSLGQTSPCLNAFASGQAAAYKMFETIKRKPKIDPYDTSGMVVEDLDGEIELRDVYFRYPARPEVQIFSGFSLQVPSGTTTALVGQSGSGKSTVISLVERFYDPDSGEVLIDGVDLKKLKLSWIREKIGLVSQEPILFATSIKENIAYGKENATDQEIRTAIQLANAAKFIDKMPEGLDTMVGEHGTQLSGGQKQRIAIARAILKNPKILLLDEATSALDAESERIVQDALEKIMCNRTTLVVAHRLTTIRNADMIAVVHLGKIVEKGSHEELTKDPDGAYSQLIRLQGGAMDSEESQDIDADMSRSSLDRDRSISSPRSLKHSVQGSISRVSSGSRRSFTLNTVGFGMPGPTSVHDDEFEQNNERNVKPKEVSIKRLAYLNKPELPVLFMGTVAAAIHGVIFPVFGLLLSKAINMFYETPKEIRKDSKFWALLYLGLGFVTFAALPLQYYLFGIAGGKLIERIRSKTFEKVVHQEISWFDDPTNTSGAIGARLSTDASTVRRLVGDSLSLIVQNISTILSALVIAFSANWILTLIIIAISPLLFIQGYMQAKFMKGFSADSKMMYEQASQVANDAVGSIRTVASFCAEKKVMELYQKKCEGPTKQGVRLGFVSGIGYGLSFFILYCTNAFCFYIGAIFVQNGKTTFGDVFRVFFALTIGALGVSQSSGLAPDTAKAKDSAASIFAILDRKPKIDSSSDEGLTLPHVNGDIEIEHVSFKYPMRPHVQIFRDMSLSIPSGKTVALVGESGSGKSTVVSLIERFYDPDSGHVYLDSVEIKKFKLNWLRQQMGLVSQEPILFNETIRSNIAYGKHGEITEEEIIEATRASNAHNFISTLPQGYDTKVGERGIQLSGGQKQRIAIARAILKNPKILLLDEATSALDAESERVVQEALDRVMVNRTTVVVAHRLATIKGADVIAVVKNGVIAEKGKHDVLMKITDGAYASLVALHMSAT from the exons ATGAGGGAAGATACAGAAGGTGCATCAACAAACAGTATTGCTAATGGCCAGAAAACCACGAATGGAGAAGACCAGAAGGTTGCATTCCACAAGCTGTTCACGTTTGCAGATAGGCTTGACGTGGTTTTGATGATCGTTGGCACGTTAAGTGCCATTGCTAATGGCCTTGCCCAGCCTCTGATGACACTCATTTTTGGCCAGCTTATAAACTCCTTCGGCTCCAGTGATCGTTCCAACATTGTTAAGGAAGTTTCCAAG GTAGCACTAAATTTTGTGTACTTGGCAATTGGATCGGGCATCGCTTCTCTTTTAC AGGTGTCCAGTTGGATGGTTACTGGAGAAAGACAGTCTACCCGCATTCGAAGTCTGTACTTGAAAACAATATTGAGACAGGACATTGGCTTCTTCGACTCTGAAACATCCACTGGTGAAGTCATTGGAAGAATGTCTGGTGACACTATTCTCATTCAAGATGCCATGGGTGAAAAG GTCGGGAAGTTTATACAACTACTAGCAACATTTTTCGGTGGCTTTGTGATTGGCTTCATAAAAGGCTGGCTTCTTGCATTAGTTCTGCTTTCCAGTATTCCTCCTCTTGTAATTGCTGGTGGAGTCATGGCTTTGATAATGACAAAAATGTCAAGCCGTGGACAGGTTGCTTATGCAGAGGCTGGAAACATTGTAGAGCAAACAGTTGGAGCCATACGAACA GTTGCATCTTTCACGGGGGAGAAGcatgcaattgaaaaatataacagtAAGCTGAAAATTGCGTATAACTCTGCCGCCCAACAAGGGTTGGCCTCAGGCTTGGGTCTCGGTACAATGTTGTTCATTGTATTTGGCACTTATGCACTTGCCATATGGTATGGATCCAAATTGATCGTCGAGAAAGGTTATAACGGTGGACAAGTTATGACTGTAATTATATCAATTATGACTGGAGGAAT GTCATTGGGTCAGACTTCTCCATGTTTGAATGCTTTTGCATCAGGGCAAGCTGCGGCATATAAGATGTTTGAGACCATTAAACGGAAGCCAAAAATCGATCCCTATGACACTAGTGGGATGGTAGTGGAAGATCTGGATGGAGAAATTGAACTCAGAGATGTGTATTTCAGATACCCAGCTAGGCCTGAGGTTCAAATCTTCTCTGGATTTTCACTGCAAGTTCCAAGTGGCACAACTACAGCTTTGGTCGGGCAAAGTGGAAGTGGCAAGTCAACTGTTATTAGCCTTGTTGAGAGATTTTATGATCCTGATTCAGGTGAAGTACTTATCGATGGTGTTGACTTAAAGAAGCTGAAGCTTAGCTGGATAAGGGAGAAGATTGGACTAGTTAGCCAGGAACCTATTTTATTTGCAACCAGCATAAAGGAAAATATAGCTTATGGGAAAGAAAATGCAACTGATCAGGAGATTAGAACAGCAATCCAACTAGCCAACGCTGCAAAATTCATTGACAAAATGCCTGAG GGACTTGACACCATGGTTGGTGAGCATGGTACTCAGTTGTCTGGTGGCCAAAAGCAAAGAATTGCAATTGCAAGGGCCATATTGAAGAATCCAAAGATTCTTCTTCTTGATGAAGCAACAAGTGCACTTGATGCGGAGTCTGAACGCATTGTCCAAGATGCGTTGGAGAAAATTATGTGCAACCGAACAACTTTGGTTGTTGCACATCGTTTGACAACTATCAGGAATGCGGACATGATTGCTGTGGTTCATTTGGGAAAAATTGTAGAGAAAG GAAGTCACGAGGAGCTGACAAAAGATCCGGACGGGGCTTACTCCCAGTTAATTCGCCTCCAAGGAGGAGCTATGGATTCTGAAGAATCTCAGGACATTGATGCAGATATGTCGAGATCAAGTTTGGACAGAGACAGGTCCATTTCCAGTCCTAGGAGCCTGAAACATTCTGTTCAGGGATCCATAAGTAGAGTTTCATCAGGAAGTCGGCGCTCCTTCACACTCAACACTGTTGGCTTTGGCATGCCTGGTCCTACCAGTGTTCATGATGATGAATTCGAACAGAACAATGAAAGAAATGTAAAACCTAAAGAAGTTTCTATTAAACGACTTGCCTACCTCAACAAGCCCGAGCTTCCTGTTTTATTTATGGGCACCGTTGCTGCAGCTATACATGGTGTGATTTTCCCAGTGTTTGGCCTTTTACTATCAAAAGCCATTAACATGTTCTATGAAACTCCAAAGGAGATTCGAAAAGATTCCAAGTTCTGGGCACTGCTGTATTTGGGATTGGGTTTTGTTACCTTTGCAGCCCTTCCACTGCAATATTACCTCTTTGGAATTGCTGGTGGTAAGTTGATTGAACGAATTCGTTCCAAAACATTTGAAAAGGTAGTGCACCAAGAGATTAGCTGGTTTGATGACCCTACAAATACAAG TGGTGCAATTGGTGCAAGGTTGTCAACGGATGCTTCTACAGTTAGGAGGCTTGTTGGCGATTCCCTGTCCTTAATTGTCCAAAATATATCAACAATCTTGTCAGCTCTTGTTATAGCATTTTCAGCCAACTGGATTTTGACCTTGATAATTATTGCTATATCTCCCTTGCTATTTATCCAAGGGTACATGCAAGCAAAGTTTATGAAGGGATTCAGTGCAGATTCAAAG atgaTGTATGAACAAGCTAGTCAAGTGGCTAATGATGCGGTTGGCAGCATTAGAACTGTTGCTTCTTTTTGTGCTGAGAAGAAGGTAATGGAGTTGTATCAAAAGAAATGTGAAGGTCCCACGAAGCAAGGTGTTCGACTTGGGTTTGTCAGTGGCATTGGTTATGGCCTATCATTCTTTATACTCTATTGCACCAATGCATTTTGTTTCTATATTGGAGCTATCTTTGTCCAAAATGGGAAAACAACATTTGGAGATGTTTTCAGG GTTTTCTTCGCGTTGACTATTGGAGCACTGGGGGTTTCCCAATCTAGTGGCCTGGCTCCAGACACTGCCAAGGCCAAAGATTCAGCAGCTTCAATATTTGCAATTCTTGATAGAAAGCCTAAAATCGACTCGAGTAGCGATGAAGGGCTCACTCTACCACATGTTAATGGTGATATTGAGATTGAACATGTTAGCTTTAAATACCCGATGAGACCGCACGTTCAAATCTTCAGAGACATGTCCCTTAGTATTCCCTCTGGAAAG ACTGTTGCTCTAGTTGGGGAGAGTGGTAGCGGGAAGTCAACAGTTGTCAGCCTCATAGAGAGGTTTTATGATCCTGATTCCGGTCATGTATATCTGGACAGTGTGGAGATCAAGAAGTTCAAACTAAACTGGCTGAGACAACAGATGGGTTTGGTCAGCCAAGAACCAATACTGTTCAACGAAACTATCCGCTCGAACATAGCTTATGGAAAGCATGGAGAGATTACGGAGGAAGAGATCATCGAAGCTACAAGAGCATCAAATGCGCACAACTTCATTAGCACACTGCCACAAGGCTACGACACCAAAGTAGGCGAACGAGGGATTCAACTGTCGGGAGGACAGAAGCAGAGAATAGCCATCGCCAGGGCAATCCTAAAGAATCCAAAAATTCTCTTACTCGACGAGGCAACGAGCGCGCTGGATGCAGAGTCAGAGCGTGTAGTACAAGAAGCATTAGATAGAGTTATGGTGAACAGAACAACAGTTGTTGTTGCTCATCGCCTCGCCACAATTAAAGGTGCTGATGTCATTGCTGTAGTGAAGAATGGTGTGATTGCTGAGAAGGGAAAGCATGATGTGCTCATGAAGATCACTGACGGGGCTTATGCATCCTTGGTCGCCCTTCATATGAGTGCAACATGA